A window of Sporocytophaga myxococcoides contains these coding sequences:
- a CDS encoding SymE family type I addiction module toxin, translated as MRAPEKKKTSKRPEVRRLKIQPGIRFNRWCRTTVPVIRLSGIWLNKLGFTPEQRITVTTMNKLLIIRLDED; from the coding sequence ATGCGTGCACCCGAAAAGAAGAAAACAAGCAAACGACCAGAGGTCAGGCGCTTAAAAATCCAGCCAGGTATCAGATTTAACCGCTGGTGTAGGACAACAGTTCCCGTAATCAGACTTAGTGGTATATGGCTGAATAAACTGGGATTTACTCCAGAACAGCGTATCACAGTTACAACTATGAATAAATTACTCATTATCCGACTGGATGAAGATTAA